A section of the Primulina eburnea isolate SZY01 chromosome 1, ASM2296580v1, whole genome shotgun sequence genome encodes:
- the LOC140806772 gene encoding uncharacterized protein has product MSVFDCILGMDTLSNYRATVDCFHGVVRFKPYYGSKWNFYGSDSQSRIPLVSAMEMFRILSTGNEGFMIYVVDATQGKRFEVFDIPVVKEFPDVFPDEIPGFPPQREMDFSIELVPGTNPISRAPYRLAPAELKELKEQLQDLLEKGYIRPSMSPWELRYCLSKRKTER; this is encoded by the coding sequence ATGTCTGTCTTCGACTGTATTCTGGGAATGGATACTCTGTCTAATTATcgagctaccgttgattgtttccatggaGTCGTCAGATTCAAACCGTATTATGGCAGTAAATGGAATTTTTACGGTAGTGATTCACAATCACGTATTCCATTAGTGTCAGCAATGGAAATGTTTAGAATCTTGTCGACAGGAAATGAAGGATTCATGATCTATGTAGTTGATGCGACACAGGGAAaaagatttgaagtttttgatatTCCTGTTGTCAAGGAATTCcctgatgtatttcccgatgaaatTCCTGGATTTCCACCCCAGCGGGAAATGGATTTTAGCATTGAGTTGGTGCCCGGGACAAatcctatttcgagagcaccATACCGTTTGGCTCCAgcggaattgaaagaactgaaagagcaATTACAGGACTTACTGGAAAAAGGCTATATTAGACCAAGTATGTCACCTTGGGAGCTCCGGTATtgtttgtcaaaaagaaagacAGAACGATGA